Proteins from a single region of Bacteroidota bacterium:
- a CDS encoding VOC family protein, which translates to MDPNANSLNWFEISVTDFSRAKKFYETMFDITMQEMEMAETKMAFFPANPESGKANGCIALSEMHTASSDGVKIYLNGNPDLNAALNRVETAGGKVTMPKTLIGENNGYMAFFEDSEGNIIGLHSQE; encoded by the coding sequence ATGGATCCAAACGCAAACTCTCTCAACTGGTTCGAAATATCTGTAACAGATTTCAGCAGAGCCAAAAAATTTTATGAAACAATGTTTGACATCACCATGCAGGAAATGGAAATGGCAGAAACTAAGATGGCATTTTTTCCGGCAAATCCAGAAAGTGGTAAAGCGAATGGCTGCATCGCATTAAGTGAGATGCATACGGCAAGTAGTGATGGTGTAAAAATTTATTTGAATGGTAATCCTGATTTAAATGCCGCATTAAATCGTGTGGAAACTGCCGGAGGAAAAGTAACTATGCCGAAAACACTTATTGGAGAAAACAATGGTTATATGGCATTTTTTGAAGATAGCGAAGGAAATATTATTGGATTGCACTCGCAAGAGTAG